The nucleotide window TGCTCCTCGAATGGATTTTATAAACATtgagaatatttaaattattcatgttTTGATGTTTCAAAAGCGCATTATTCTGGTCCAAATTGATATAAcatttaaacatacatacattagaTTAGTATTCAGATAATTATTTATCGAGTCGTTTGTCAAAGCTGTTATTCTTGTTTAGATAATAAGACTATCCACTGCTTCCATTAGGCTTGGCACAGAATCTACTTTCATTCCTCGCTTACGTAAATCGTTCAGCTCCTCAACCAACTTTGACTTGTCTCTGCCAAGGGTctccctgaaaaaaaaaattacttttgagTAAAACTGCAATGTATTGCGCGTTTTGTATAATAAAGCTATTTGTtagaattattaaatattttaataaaagggAATATTATTAAGGAATAAACGGGATTATACCCACTGTTGTAATTTCGTGTAGGTACGTTATGTTGTGACTTGTGGATCAGCTCTTATTGAAGGttattatgtaaacaatattttgccCAAGCAACACCAAATATCTAGTTAAGTATTGCTAACAAATAGTGCTTGCATTGTACGTGTTTTCTATAAACATAGCCTATCGCAGTATTCTGTGGACACAGTTTGCGTCAAAGTTGCGCCATCTTATCAGTTTCATAACAAATACTAGCTAATTAAATCTTGAGgttattactattatttatagtgcattattattgttcaACAGTTCAATGAATTCAATTGTTGAGTTATCTGATAGTACTTGTTTATTGGCTAATAATCTATTGTTCCATTGTTTAATATAACACCATTTCCTTTATCAATTGCCTACAGACTTGCAACCATAGATAATGGCTTTGAAATCCTGAATTTGGTTCAGTAGTCTGAAATTCCACATGAGATAAATCAAAtcataatgattatttattaatatgtattagtgAAGACTATAGGTATATGCCATATTCTACTATATTTGGTATGTTAGTCAAGGTTGTCTAACATTCATCACATGATTGATGACGTAACCTACTTAGCAAAGGAAAACGTTTGTGAACACAGGGTGATGACTCATGTTGTAATAATATTGGATGATtaaccaacaaaaatatatttttaggacAAACAAGGACATACAGTACCAGATTAACCAATAAGCTATTGTACAGTCTCTCGCTTCTAGGGTTCCCCTGTAGGGAGCCATATGAGTAAAGAGGTTCAATTAGTGCACTGCTGGTGACTTTTCTTTTGGGAACAATTATTCTTCTTTTAAGGACTTAAAAAGCCTAAGCCCCGAGCTTGCTTAATCCAGCACAGAGGTCatagtaaataaaaagataCTAACCAAATGGTAATGCATGTATGTAACAGCGGTACATAAATGAGAAGGAGATCGGAGTCGCTGACGGCCTCATATCGTTTGAGCGCGAGTTGTGCCCAGCGCTCCACTGGACCAGCGAGTGTTCCGTCACTGGCGCCCGCGCAGGCGACGATACGGCACAGAGCACCAAGAACCACGCGAGACCTGTCCGTATATACCTGGAAAGtattaagagcgctattacaaaatcgaattgctcagttgtaggtaaattagacgatagccggcagcacttgcgcatgtgtgcgtctagtgaaatacgcaacgcacacctgcggaccgccacgcggcacaaacaaacttgagactttgccacttttttccgaaataatttattgtttttatagtttatgaaatattatttgtaccgatgaattttataacctagaatagctcgattgagttacaataaacaagtaatcgtttacaatttttaaattatttaatcgacaaccaaacttttcaccatgtttaccaattataagtaattgatttataaaaaaactaaaatctataattcgtcttccatgtattgtatcttcattttcctgcaacaatgaaaactaggaatgtagatagtttattaaaacaaatatgtcacgtataccttttgcgggtgacaaaaaatacttaccatattatttgtactggtattcaattgagtctgatagtctgaattaaatatgctttcattatcctgcaagaatcaaagaagtccaattacattattatgcaacagcgaaactaacgacgatgacatttacgtacatatttctttataaccaacatcaaaaaaagagaacccaatctataacattttcgaattagaatatcatggcctaatacttatgtatattacatttcaatcagatcattataactaataaataaaataaaactcactagtatcaaaacgtgttagatgcgtaggttgcgctatatttttcgatctccggcgagtttacgcggcgcaacagcgagcgatacgtccctcctcggtaagcgcctggcgctgactaaagttgaacaccgcgcgtcacaagatttatattgattttgcattgcaaacaaaaattattttaaaatattgttttacttttaaatagacaattttttttcaagctttataacaataccaccttaattattaaatgttttttatttgaatttggattatactttcatagataaaaaatatagtttcgtacggaaaattgtcagtaactctcagttttatagaattatttttggtgtaatactgtatgaattgtaataaattgatttaagcacttccaagtacaaaatatagttgtatcttgaacatttttataaatggttaaattgctatatcctcggagtaccgaagcatcaaaagatacccaaaagcaacattttatgaaacatcctttgcagagacaaagattttactgatgtacgtggacaaattaaaatatttatttaatacactttcaagataaatgatcaaactttctgaatcttatttttgtttttttattgtgactatatccaaagcatcaaaactcgtataaaacgtttaaattcgcgaaaatttgtgatagccctcttaacaCCAGATTGTTAACTATTTGAATATCATTTGAAAGTAGTAATGTGTGAATACAGTTTTATTAAGCAAATTAAAGTCTCAAATAACCAAACAAAATCAGTACATAAAAAGAATTATATGCagattaaaattgttttcattgtCTTATTGATAAACAAATTTTGCatatctaattaattacctacagGGCATTTAATCAAGGTCATCAAGATAAAGTTTGAAAATTCCAGACAaatattgttgttattattggAATTGAAgaagtaaataatacaaataacattaattatacaTTAATAATATGCATACTTATTATGCATATACTATTTTACTGAATCTCATGGCCAATATGGTAATATTTGGAAATTGTGTAAAAAAGTATCTTTTATTCTGTTGAATGTTCATTTAATACaacaaagtataaaaatagCAGGTATAATAACAAACTTGCAGTGATCAATAAATCTGTTCACTGCACTAATGTTACACCAGCTGTTTTACCTGCGGTTTCACCCCTGTACATGGGAACTTCTTCCTATGGccagacaaaatatagcttatgtcatTTGGTAATATTGTTGCTTCaaaacagtgaaagaacttttcaaattgaTTCCATTGATTTCCAACTTCAAATTGATAGCATTGGAGCCTTCAGTGtataacaatacaaacaaaaaaaatctcctCTATTACATTACTAAAGatagatattatattagtaaaatccatttaattaattcaatgggttaaatataggtactgagTATACACAAACCTTGTTTAATAATTTGAAACTAGTCTCCAAAACAGACAGGGCTTGATCAAAACTTCCGTTGTTGATGAGTCGCTTGGCTTCATTTAGTTCAATGTCCTGGAAGAATGTGATAGCAGCCGGGGAGTCCCGCAGCCGTGACTCACTGGCCACTAGATCTAGCAGGGAATTAAATGCTGCACATCGGTTGGCAATCAAAATTGGATCAAAATTACCCATAAcaatctgaaataaaaaaaatatatctagaaACCAGATCATACacaactagggctgccatccgtccgggtttccccagatttgtcctcgtttggagggcgtccgggggccgtccgggtggggtttcaagaagtgtccggggaaaacacggacacttttcatgtaaggaagcatcTCATtggaatttaagtatatgttaatagtaaatggattacaaattaggtattatttcgtttaaaaaaaatgcgatttacgctaaatgtccgggttttttaaatgtttgtccgggtttagCAAAATtagagatggcagccctatacacaacaaactaataaaaaagtgataattatTGACTTACAAATCgcataataaaaattaccaacTACTTGCGAAGAGCACTTGCTAAATATCTATATGACTTTTTGATAAACTtaacataaaatagttttgaagTGCGTACTCTTCATGAATAATATCCCTAAATTTTAATACTTGTATGTAGGTGATACGCCTACTGGACAATGGTAGAGATTTGCTAACAAAGTATTCATGACTCATAATATTAACAATGAACTtacaatgaattaaaattaaagtcttGTTTACCAACCTTTCTGGGGAACGACAGCCCGCCTACTAAAGCCGgaaattcttttttcaaaccATTGTAAAGATCGAGGAAATGGGTGTACCGTCTTTCAACGTTTGCAGGGTCTGGATCCAGCACCCTGGATTCTGAAGCTTGAGTTACTTGTAACATATAAGCTACGAATTTCTTTTCGTTCTCAAAACCTTCCACAATCCTTGAGGAAACTATTTCAAATTTTAACATGATTATAATTAAcacaaactttttgttttcaaacaatAGATAACACCTTTTGTTTGTATGACTACCTACACAGttgaaaaataatgacaatGAATGACAAAATCAAACGAGTGTTATGATCATAGAGTAACTTTGGTCATGATATTTAAGAACATAAGTGACACTTGACACTAATGAAAGTCAGCGGAAAAATGACGGAAAAACAAATTTGACGTTGAggattgacattgacataacATGACGCTTTTATTAATGTCATTATTTATCATGACATTTCATTACACGATAGCCCCCATCGATCGAAATGTTAGGCTGAAGACCGAAAATTACTTCAACAGAGTCTGCCAGTGAGTAGATCTTAAAATGAACATGAATAAGACGATATCAAGTCTTTCATTACAAACTTCCATTTAAAACCTAGTCCTGTAAAAGTTTGGGAGGATGCAGGTTCGAAGTTGTAGAGCAGTACCTACATTAACTGATTTACCTATGACAAATTCAGCTAGGGAAGTctaacttcgagaaagaggtcaagaTCAATAGGTACCGaacgaatccaactcggctgggcagcgttcggggaGCTGCGTAACATCTTCTCGTCCCCAATACCTCACCCGCTGTGGGTGCGACCTGACGCGTCATCTGATGATTCGATGATTAGATGTACGTGAAGCGTTCAATTATAAAACCATTAAAGAGAACCAAAGCAAGAGGAGCTTGGCGCTCATATTTAACAAAGTAGGTTCACTGTTAACTTtgtctttatttaaaacaaattcgTGTCacaatttaggtacctatagccATAGCACTGGATTCAACGAGACTCACGAAAGAAATGGTACCTATTGAAAACAAATCGACAAATGAAAGAGATTAAACAATTATTCCATCCATCCTGCCGTGCGTTTAGGTGTTAGTAACAAGGCTTATTTTAACAGAAGAATGgttatagatacctacatacatacctagGTACCGACTTACATTGATTTATCGTGTTCCTACTTTTTACGCAATGTAAGAAAGAAACGACAATATGGAGATGAATTTTATGTAATTCATTatagttaataaatatataagataGATATAATCTAAGCATTTAAGTAAGTAGGCACTGAATAAATAGGCACAAATTATAACtttatataaacaatcaattaacGATCAATATCTCCAAACACAACATCTATTGACGCAAGGAGCACGCCTATATCGGCTAGCATTAAGCGAGGGCCTATTACAGACATACCCATTAATGATGTAAAGGAACATGGACGTAAATGGACACGATACGGAATCGACGATCCATCGGCCACCATGTATATACCCAATTCTCCTTTTGGAGCCTCAGTCGCAGTGTAAGTAAATCCAGGTGGCACTGGATACCCTTCACTGCACAACTTAAAATGATGAATTAAGGACTCCATTGAAGTTTTCATTTCTTTCCGTGAAGGAAAACAAACTTTAGAATCATCTGTTTTAAATTCTCCTTCGGGCATTGTGTCAATTACTTGATTGATAATACGCAAAGACTGGCGCATTTCTTCAAAACGTAATAGATATCTGTCATAAGTATCACCAAATGTTCCAACAACGCCATCAAAATCATACAAATCATAACCATCGTACGGCATGCATATCCTAAGATCCCATTTAACTCCACAAGCGCGAAGCATACATCCGGTGAGTCCCATAGACATAGCATCATGTGCCTTCACTTCACCGATGCCGGCACACCTAGCATAGAACAATCGGTTCTTAGTTGCAAGGTCATCAGTTTCGTCTAACCGATTTCCTAATTTACTACATAATTCATAAACGTCATCCAGATAGCCAATAGGAATATCTTGGGACACGCCGCCTGGACGAAGATAGCAGCAGTGTATTCTAGCACCACATAGTCTTTCAAACATTTCGTATAGTTTCTCTCGTTCCTCGCACATCCAGAAAAAAGGTGTGATACCCCCTGCATCTAGTATAGTGCCCGATACATTCAACAAATGGTTGGCTATACGGCTCAATTCTGCACATAAAACTCTAATTGCTTTACCTCTCGGAGGTACTTCAATATTGAGAAGTTTTTCAACAGCGATACAGAAACATTGCTCGTTCGCCAATGTGGACACATAATCTAGACGGTCCATGAAGGGTAAATTTTGGTTATAATGCTTATGTTCCATTAGTTTCTCAGTAGCTCTGTGCAGGAAACCTATGTGAGGGTCAGCTCTTACTACAGTTTCGCCATCCAGTTCCAATATTAAACGCAGAACGCCGTGAGCAGCTGGATGCTGAGGGCCAAAGTTGATAATCATGTTCTGAAGTTTGCGTTCAACTGGCCACAGTTTGCCGTGGCTAATAATTCTGTAGTACTTGTTTGTTTCTGGTGTGGGGTACATGACCGATCCggaaaattgtttaataaatgtCTCATCAGGGTACCACCTTTTGTATTCCTGTAGTGGTGCATAAACTGTGAACTGCCGTGCCTGGCGCACTAAACTCACAACacgtttgttttgtaaatttaaCATCTTttcttctattctattcttttCAGCTCCTTATTTAGATATTTGACTGAAGTGAATGAATgttgacatttaattttaaaataattgcccAATTATTGTGTGCCAGTGTTTTATAGTACGCTCAATAACAAACTATTTAagtacacaataaaataatttcattgtgaatattctttgtttttttttattacaaagaatattcactatttaaatatagataGGTATTACAGGTATTCCTTGTTATGTGCTTCAAAGGTTCATCCGGATAATTGGCTTGAGAAAGTaaagtaagtatgtaggtatggttccatgtaaaacactataCTAGCAGTCAGCTGATTATAAAATACTGGACGCCAATAATTTTGGAGTTGAGGTGGTTCCATCATGACGCTGATCTCAAGTTTTTGGCATAAGGGTAGGCAAATTATTTCGGTATTATAAAGGAGCATATGGGCCACCAACCACAGCCAACGTTGGTGTTCGACGAATAGTTTGGACACACACGTGATGTCTTTGGTGGTCGCTATTGCCGGTAGGATATATAAAAGAATATAGGCATTGTCTGTGTGCTACACCTATAGAGCATATAACCTAAAGTGTTTACGAACATTTCAGAGTCCAGGAGTCTGTTATAAATGTGGCAGAAGAGCGGCTGCATCTGCTTGAGGAGTCATTTAATTCTTGTGAAATAAGacagtctttttttaataagaagaatgtaggtatctacttaaAAACTTAGTATTAATTCACAGCGACTGATTATTTGTTAAAACGAAGGTTTAAGGTATCTATTCAAGCCAAGTTAAGATACTAGGCTTTAGTAGGCATTTGTAGGTGGTATGGTAGCtttatgtcattaaaaaaacagtaaatagTCAAGTacttataagtttatttaaaccATCATTTGTAGTTACTTAagcaaacatttataaataggtatatatgtcACATTATGCACCTATCAGTACAGATGTACTGAAtgcaataagtaggtatgcttgtagattttctttattttttttttcttatttatcaaTATGGATACACTTTTTGATATTATCAAGTTATAAGACACTGACAgtcgtttttatttatacttataacTACCTACTTCTGGAGATATAATAAATACGTcataaacctttttatttaaatctttataatgtatattatgtaaatgtaataataaatagtaaCTACAAAAAGTTTGAGTACACATTATCTCAAAACAGTTGTAAAAAAACGTAGCAAAACTAACAAATACAGCCTAAACTTTAGGACTAATAAAAACAGTGCTTTGTAGGAATGTCCGTACCTTATCatcgataaaatataaataagctcTTAACGTCTACAACTTTAAATAAAGTAGATATTCAGAACAGAGAGCAACGAACACGAACCTACCTATAAATACAAATCAGGTAAGTTTATAGAGGTAACATCGCTTGCATTTAAAAGATACATTGAGTAAGCGTGGCTTGTACAAAACATAGTTCCATAACTTGAACGGATTCACTTCAAATGTCAGCATGGCCGAGTTAGATTTGGTTACATTCGCGCGTTCAGGTTATGCATCTCCCAGACAAAAATCTAGTAATTCAAATCATTCAGATCGTCTGTAAATACTGACTTGGTTTAGTATTGCccaaattgttataaatatcgCTCTAAacttgaaacaattttttatttatgaaactggCTTGCTACATAACTGCTAGCCAGAATGTATAGACAATTACTATTGGAGAATAACACCGAACAATAAGTACACTAAGACAGGACCTAGTTTAAAGTGTGGATACGTTGCAGACGTATATTTATCACAGTATCGTGTGGGTAAAAATAACGATCTCGAAATAGTTTACGTTAGATATCTGATTGGTCCTTTACatgttaatatatattttttaatacatatttcgtcAATATGTTCGAAACTATATAAATTTCGACATTTTGAATCCAAACGCAATCTTGATTCAGATTGTGTCAATCACAAAGTTCAATTCGACATTCTTTCAGAGGATTCTACGAAGATACATGAGCAAAGTTTCTGTAGGAACCTTAGAATGCAACTGGAGAAGGAATGGTACATCTCTGGCTTGCTCTTCCATTTGACACACAGATAGTAAACTGGTATGCCAGAGAGGAGAATGGCTATACCTATAGCGGTATCCTTAGGTTCGGTGATGGCTGGGATGATGACCAGGAAGGCGATGGCTATGAGGAAAACGTACGGTATGATGATGTTGACCTTTATGGGTCGTGGGATGTCGGGCTTGACGCGTCGCAACCACAGCATGCCGACTACTGAGGCTCCTACTGACAGCCACAACGTTTGAGAGAAGTAGTTAATGAGATCAAACACGTTGCTCGTTGTCAACATCAGGAGGGAGAACAGACACTGGAATGAGAAGAAAATCATGTTAAAAAAGTTGGAAGCGGTGAGGCATGAAGGAAAAAAAGATTAAATAGTTcccaaaaatgttttctattgAGTAAAGAATGATAAAGATTCAACGCCATTTCCAACCAGTGGCTCCAATCTACACTATTGATGGGTATTggcaattattttttcagtaagctatttcatataatatgtacttacagtGAAGATGAGCGAAGGTATAGGGGTCTGTTTTTTGATGTGGAACAACGAGAAGAAGGCAGGCATGTGTCCCTCCTGCGCACCAGTCGCGAACAGTCTTGCGGATGTGAACAGCACACCATTGACACCTCCGAAGGTGGATAGTGCCACAAACACGGGGATCATCCAGCTCCATCCACCGAACAGTTGATCACCAAACACCTGAAAACAGAAACGAACTATTAGAAACTATAACACCTCAGTAACGTCCTGTAGTAAGACATAGACAGCCTGGGCTCTCAACGCCGACCTAAGGGGCCTCGCGAGAAACAAGCCCAGCCGATTGCTTGTAGTGATGGAGTACGATTGCTACTgtctaataaacaaaacacacaaacacgTGATGGGTCTCTTTCATTTTCACGAATTTATTGAAGGTACTCTGGTACTACTACTTatgcagaaaataaaaattggtcGATTGTACATTGAAACCTATTCAATATCCAGTATAGTAAAGACgacgtagtaactatttagtacgTGATCTGTGACCGAACGTACAATAAATCTTCGTGTATCAGGGTACCTATTTAAGCAGGTTCTATCAGAGAATTAGGTATTTGTTAGGGAAGGAGTGGTTTATTGCAATTGACGTCAACTTCCAATGACGACCTtgaataataagtacctacatacttaggaaggaattaaattaaatcaagaaataagttaaatcatattttattgatattaaaaggccattgatgatgatgacttaggTAGGACATATACTTATTATTAGCATCAATGTATAATTGGAAACAAAAACTCATAAGTAAACAGGTAGCTAACTATTAACTAtcaagtataataatataataataaataaaatgtcgtCGTTATATTATTGTAGAGTCATAAAAGCGAGGACTGTATTAATAATTCCTTTATAAACGTCCTACGTATATCTTATTCATAAATCAATCACCGACTGTCAATCTGTCTATTCAAGGATGTTAGTCGGAAGCCGAGGCGACGGATTGACATATGGTACAGATACTGGCTGGttcgttattttatgaaattttactATCCTGTGGGTCTACCCATATGGATAGAACCTTATCTAGGTCCATCACCAGCTATAGTCACTTCAGGACCTACATCATTTCTGATATCTTGGTGGTTTCGATAAATTAACAATTAGGATGTTCAACGATGCTTCTTTTCAAAgaatacttttaaaacaaaattggtGCACTTCAACAATGCCCTAATTATTCttatattaaacatttattatatgtatagattatgaTAACATctgtaggtaagtaatttaGTACAGTAGGCACAACAGCACCGATATAGGTATTGGAAGTGATAGAAGGCACACATGTACACTTGACATGATAATTATTTCTGGAGACGTGATGGCCTACTGAACTGAGTTCTAGTAGGATTGTAGGAATATTCCTTTGCTACTGATAATGTCATACACTgatgtattgttttgttagttcCTTCCGCTTCAATATGTCAGCGGTTAGTGATAAAAGCAAGAGTTTTTTTGCCTGAAAATCAGGGAACGCAATTGAGTGGGAGATGACGAAAAGATTTCATggtagattttttatattatcccaattttttttttctaaaactaaCTCGACTCCTTGACAGTAATACATATCGCAAGcataaaggtacgttttaaaaGCTAGCTGCCGACCGCAAATCCCGACCACACGTGCCGCAGCTGTACTATTGGTTTGTATGCGTTTGTACACTAGTCATTTTGGATgaaagcggcagcagcacgtgcaggcGCTGCgcgtgcggtcggcagttgcagtcctCGGCTCGCTTCCAAAACGAACCATATGGGAAGCAATGGATCGCCGTTTGTTTGATGCCTTGAAACGAGCAGGGCAAGCCCACGCAGTAACTAACATTTTAACGACCAGTTACATTATCAGTGCAATTTATTTGCTATTTTAATGATGATAGGTTGTTAGGTAACTTTGAATTAACAcatctaataatttattgtttagttaTAAATTGCACTTGGATGACAAGCGAAGCAAGAACAAACATTTCTACGGACGGTGCTGAAGTAGGTAAATAGGTTCTCCGGTACATACGATTTGAGATTTTGGGGCCCATAATATCACAGTCAAAAACAAACACTTTTCTACTTTCCTACAAAACTCCtctaaacaaaaatgaaaataataaaacctacCACAGCCACCGCAGCACTCGATATCATTTCAGTCTTCGTAACGACAGCAAAGTAGGCCAAGTTTGCCATCACGTAGATAATAGTCACCATGGGCATAGCGATCCATATCGCTCGAGGCAAATTCCTGAAACAGAGGAATTTAGAACATAAAAACTTATTACTCTCTGCTTAGAATGGAGGGTACAACACTCGTCGTAAAACAGCCATAGACTTTTAGTGATGTGCATAACAATTCATCTACCTATGAATAGAGgctcacaaaatatttaaattgataaaaataaattgttgaatttataaagctgaaaataaaaaaagattacgCGTTTAGCAATGGGTAAATCCCTACAATACCCCTAATGAGTCACTTCGCATTCTGTAGCTACATATGTAGAGGTATCTACATCATGAAAACATGTGCATATTTATCAGATTCATATTCAGTTTTAATGAGTTGACACCACTTCAATTactttacagtaaaataaaactcGTCTTGGtgtagtatgtacctatatgatgGCCATTGGCATCCCACCAAGTGtagtaaaactattatttattaacgcTAGCCACGAGCCACGTCTGTGCAAAAAATATTCACGATATCACCATATTCagtattattattacctatatgtacctataggatTTCTGATTAAAAAGGCTCCTCTCAAGTCTTGATTATGAATGTTAATTTTCGACCCAAAAGATTTTACAGACCTGTTTTAGTCCTACCAGTTAACTCAATAGCAGTGAT belongs to Helicoverpa armigera isolate CAAS_96S chromosome 6, ASM3070526v1, whole genome shotgun sequence and includes:
- the LOC110376948 gene encoding sorting nexin-20 encodes the protein MLKFEIVSSRIVEGFENEKKFVAYMLQVTQASESRVLDPDPANVERRYTHFLDLYNGLKKEFPALVGGLSFPRKIVMGNFDPILIANRCAAFNSLLDLVASESRLRDSPAAITFFQDIELNEAKRLINNGSFDQALSVLETSFKLLNKVYTDRSRVVLGALCRIVACAGASDGTLAGPVERWAQLALKRYEAVSDSDLLLIYVPLLHTCITIWETLGRDKSKLVEELNDLRKRGMKVDSVPSLMEAVDSLII
- the LOC110376947 gene encoding NADH-ubiquinone oxidoreductase 49 kDa subunit; this encodes MLNLQNKRVVSLVRQARQFTVYAPLQEYKRWYPDETFIKQFSGSVMYPTPETNKYYRIISHGKLWPVERKLQNMIINFGPQHPAAHGVLRLILELDGETVVRADPHIGFLHRATEKLMEHKHYNQNLPFMDRLDYVSTLANEQCFCIAVEKLLNIEVPPRGKAIRVLCAELSRIANHLLNVSGTILDAGGITPFFWMCEEREKLYEMFERLCGARIHCCYLRPGGVSQDIPIGYLDDVYELCSKLGNRLDETDDLATKNRLFYARCAGIGEVKAHDAMSMGLTGCMLRACGVKWDLRICMPYDGYDLYDFDGVVGTFGDTYDRYLLRFEEMRQSLRIINQVIDTMPEGEFKTDDSKVCFPSRKEMKTSMESLIHHFKLCSEGYPVPPGFTYTATEAPKGELGIYMVADGSSIPYRVHLRPCSFTSLMGMSVIGPRLMLADIGVLLASIDVVFGDIDR
- the LOC110376943 gene encoding large neutral amino acids transporter small subunit 2; this encodes MGEESQASDGKVVLKRKITLFNGVGIIIGTIIGSGIFISPTGVFKYTGSVGASLIIWLASGLLSTLGALCYAELGTSITRSGGDYAYIYTAFGPLPAFLRMWIALLIIRPTTQAIVALTFGHYVVKPFFPECNPPEMAVKLLAAVCLCVLTAINCISVRWTMRIQDVFTSSKLLALIVIIISGIYYICIGHTENFDGAFEGKFSAGNIALAFYSGLFAFGGWNYLNFVTEELQDPYKNLPRAIWIAMPMVTIIYVMANLAYFAVVTKTEMISSAAVAVVFGDQLFGGWSWMIPVFVALSTFGGVNGVLFTSARLFATGAQEGHMPAFFSLFHIKKQTPIPSLIFTCLFSLLMLTTSNVFDLINYFSQTLWLSVGASVVGMLWLRRVKPDIPRPIKVNIIIPYVFLIAIAFLVIIPAITEPKDTAIGIAILLSGIPVYYLCVKWKSKPEMYHSFSSCILRFLQKLCSCIFVESSERMSN